A single Vigna radiata var. radiata cultivar VC1973A chromosome 8, Vradiata_ver6, whole genome shotgun sequence DNA region contains:
- the LOC106769985 gene encoding uncharacterized protein LOC106769985: MHKRKAARVEGAASASGKEKTVTETGEPAEDLRHKIEFNFDATEEKVMASISEQQMSEYVLGNLLRCGAAAFKMAYASSRGDVQNEVGRLKKQLEDVQAAHAGCTEKANEAAKVIEEGKAHAERLRRISLELQTERDGLLKDMEEARKTIANLSNIQKERDELLKENAELKQEKVEWKNTEAEMLEAIGQEHTKGFNKAF; this comes from the coding sequence ATGCATAAGAGGAAGGCCGCGAGGGTGGAAGGGGCAGCTAGTGCGtctggaaaagaaaaaacagtgaCCGAGACTGGCGAGCCGGCTGAAGATCTTAGGCATAAGATCGAGTTCAACTTCGACGCCACCGAGGAAAAAGTGATGGCTTCCATATCTGAGCAGCAGATGTCCGAGTATGTGCTTGGTAACCTGTTGCGTTGTGGAGCGGCGGCTTTTAAGATGGCGTACGCATCCAGTAGGGGAGATGTTCAGAACGAAGTAGGTCGTCTCAAAAAACAACTTGAGGACGTCCAGGCCGCACATGCTGGGTGTACAGAGAAAGCCAATGAAGCTGCCAAAGTCATTGAGGAGGGAAAGGCCCATGCTGAGAGGTTGCGTAGAATTAGCTTGGAGCTGCAGACCGAGCGGGACGGGCTGCTCAAAGACATGGAAGAAGCAAGGAAGACGATTGCTAACTTGAGCAATATTCAGAAGGAGCGGGATGAGCTGCTGAAGGAAAATGCCGAGCTTAAGCAAGAGAAGGTAGAGTGGAAGAATACTGAGGCCGAGATGTTAGAGGCCATTGGTCAGGAGCACACCAAGGGATTCAATAAGGCCTTTTGA